One window of Nymphaea colorata isolate Beijing-Zhang1983 chromosome 11, ASM883128v2, whole genome shotgun sequence genomic DNA carries:
- the LOC116263508 gene encoding rust resistance kinase Lr10-like isoform X3: MKAFFFCSFLLFCFNPSFTAAEIPEYRDCAPASCNGIAVHYPFSLSAYTPGTSCSVPGLKLTCQGDKADALLSLITPTGLKLIVKSINYTTQTIKLAIDRSLPVVNNQCPLPSRNITFSHITNSDGESILSFATNYTMGIFFFGCSTKPNFTGVPDFSGGDSSSYNFTSNLVSACSDPGATSYSYAFSDDSFTLASWTSCRTTLGFPVLISSSSRDARTMWTSLTEGFDVVWTVNSMGDCLGCTASGGRCGYNTTGDHFLCFCRQDAHSVNCNQPDAPSPSSSRDRSKWRTITGLGAAACGVIFLSACLLLCLTRSLFQPHPPVKVEKFLLDYRTLTTTRYTYNDITKMTKKFKHKVGQGGYGSVFQGWLSNGTVVAVKLIEKSHNDGEEFCNEVATIGRIHHVNVVRLLGFCVEGSRRALVYEFMANGSLEKFTNITDVGHWVLRKRLYDIALGIARGIEYLHQGCDQRIIHFDIKPHNILLDHDFTPKISDFGLAKSYCKDRSSVTITEGKGTIGYIAPELFYGNSKHASHKSDVYSFGMLLMAMVGLKEKIGPADGSSSEAYFPQWIHDTISNGQKFEGIGEDKDEMVRKVATIALWCIQWSPIDRPCMKEVIRMFESSTSNLTMPPKHFCHAIQPDYMIEALDSSSTYSGY; the protein is encoded by the exons ATGAAggctttcttcttctgctccttCTTGTTGTTCTGCTTCAACCCATCCTTTACAGCAGCAGAGATCCCAGAATACAGGGACTGCGCCCCGGCGTCCTGCAATGGCATCGCCGTCCACTATCCCTTCTCCCTTTCCGCCTACACACCCGGGACAAGTTGTAGTGTCCCTGGTCTGAAACTCACCTGCCAAGGGGACAAGGCCGATGCCCTTCTCTCCCTGATTACGCCCACGGGTCTCAAGTTAATTGTCAAGAGCATCAACTACACGACTCAGACCATCAAGCTGGCCATCGACCGCAGCCTGCCAGTTGTCAACAACCAGTGCCCGCTTCCCTCCAGGAATATCACTTTTTCCCATATCACCAATTCCGATGGTGAATCCATTCTCAGCTTCGCTACGAATTATACAATGGGGATCTTCTTCTTCGGATGCTCTACCAAGCCTAATTTCACGGGAGTGCCCGATTTTAGCGGCGGTGATTCCTCGAGCTACAATTTCACTTCCAACCTAGTCTCTGCGTGTTCTGACCCTGGCGCTACCTCCTACTCCTACGCCTTCTCTGACGACTCTTTCACCTTAGCTTCGTGGACCAGCTGCCGAACGACGCTGGGCTTCCCCGTCTTGATATCATCTTCTTCTCGCGACGCCCGGACCATGTGGACGTCCTTGACCGAGGGGTTCGACGTGGTTTGGACGGTCAATAGTATGGGGGACTGCCTCGGCTGCACCGCCTCAGGTGGGCGCTGTGGATACAACACCACCGGCGACCACTTCCTTTGCTTCTGCAGACAGGATGCGCATTCGGTCAATTGCAACCAGCCCGATGCCCCATCCCCGTCCTCATCGc GAGACAGAAGCAAATGGAGAACCATAACAG GTCTAGGCGCAGCAGCTTGCGGTGTCATTTTTCTGTCGGCATGCTTATTGCTCTGCTTGACTCGTTCTCTTTTCCAACCCCATCCACCGGTAAAAGTTGAGAAGTTCTTGCTTGATTACCGAACTCTTACAACCACTAGATACACATACAATGACATAACCAAGATGACAAAGAAGTTCAAGCATAAAGTTGGGCAGGGTGGGTACGGCAGCGTCTTTCAGGGATGGTTGTCCAACGGCACAGTAGTGGCTGTAAAGCTAATCGAAAAATCACATAACGATGGGGAAGAATTTTGTAATGAAGTTGCCACCATTGGTAGGATCCACCATGTCAATGTGGTTCGCCTTCTTGGCTTTTGCGTTGAAGGGTCTCGAAGAGCACTTGTATATGAATTCATGGCAAATGGTTCACTTGAGAAGTTTACAAACATCACAGATGTAGGCCATTGGGTGTTAAGGAAAAGGTTATATGATATAGCACTAGGTATAGCAAGGGGAATTGAATATCTACATCAAGGCTGTGATCAGAGAATCATCCACTTCGACATCAAGCCGCATAACATTCTTCTAGACCACGACTTTACCCCAAAGATTTCTGATTTTGGTCTAGCAAAATCATATTGCAAGGACCGAAGCAGTGTAACTATTACAGAAGGCAAAGGCACAATTGGTTACATTGCTCCCGAGTTATTTTATGGCAATTCCAAACATGCGTCGCATAAATCTGATGTTTATAGCTTTGGAATGCTACTGATGGCAATGGTtgggttgaaagaaaaaattggtcCAGCTGATGGATCTTCTAGTGAAGCGTATTTTCCTCAGTGGATTCATGACACTATTTCTAATGGTCAGAAATTTGAAGGCATTGgagaagataaagatgaaatgGTACGAAAGGTAGCCACTATAGCTTTGTGGTGCATACAATGGAGCCCGATTGACAGGCCATGTATGAA
- the LOC116263508 gene encoding rust resistance kinase Lr10-like isoform X8 yields MPLHHRHLLLFLLLPFFFFIAAISAQNLSDYCPETRCGSLIVKYPFYLESTAPSSSQSICGYEGFGINCSTGNPILTLPSDVYLLKNINYDSKKLSLVDTEIGLNPCPAPAHNVSLDPNSTLKWDPVNTHYFFLINCTVNQFPSSNAYPSPTSSEYTLPIINCLSNQYYRSYVLPPDQAPLSAQWLPVCNRSVKVPLISGVGSIPDNGGFPMTVKSGFMLDWSQAALCSGCEATQGCCGRKTTTGQFVCFCNDGLHDKNCKDRDRSKWRTITGLGAAACGVIFLSACLLLCLTRSLFQPHPPVKVEKFLLDYRTLTTTRYTYNDITKMTKKFKHKVGQGGYGSVFQGWLSNGTVVAVKLIEKSHNDGEEFCNEVATIGRIHHVNVVRLLGFCVEGSRRALVYEFMANGSLEKFTNITDVGHWVLRKRLYDIALGIARGIEYLHQGCDQRIIHFDIKPHNILLDHDFTPKISDFGLAKSYCKDRSSVTITEGKGTIGYIAPELFYGNSKHASHKSDVYSFGMLLMAMVGLKEKIGPADGSSSEAYFPQWIHDTISNGQKFEGIGEDKDEMVRKVATIALWCIQWSPIDRPCMKEVIRMFESSTSNLTMPPKHFCHAIQPDYMIEALDSSSTYSGY; encoded by the exons ATGCCTCTCCACCACCGccaccttcttctcttcttgttgcttccgttcttcttcttcatcgccGCCATATCGGCCCAAAACTTGTCCGACTACTGCCCCGAGACAAGATGCGGCAGCCTCATCGTCAAGTACCCTTTCTACCTCGAGTCGACGGCACCCTCCTCTTCCCAATCGATCTGCGGATACGAAGGATTCGGCATCAACTGCAGCACTGGCAACCCCATCCTCACCCTCCCGAGCGATGTCTACCTGCTGAAGAACATCAACTACGACTCCAAGAAGCTGTCCCTCGTCGACACGGAGATCGGTCTTAACCCCTGTCCGGCGCCTGCCCACAACGTCTCCCTCGATCCCAACTCCACCCTCAAATGGGATCCGGTTAACACGcactatttttttctcatcaattGCACCGTAAACCAGTTCCCTTCCTCCAACGCCTACCCCTCGCCAACGTCGTCGGAGTACACCCTTCCTATCATTAATTGCTTGAGTAACCAATATTACAGGTCCTACGTCCTTCCTCCAGATCAAGCGCCATTGAGCGCCCAGTGGTTGCCGGTCTGCAACAGGTCCGTGAAGGTTCCCTTGATCTCGGGCGTTGGCAGTATCCCGGACAACGGCGGTTTCCCGATGACTGTCAAGAGTGGATTCATGCTGGACTGGAGCCAGGCGGCGCTCTGCTCCGGCTGTGAAGCAACCCAAGGTTGCTGTGGGCGCAAGACGACCACAGGGCAGTTCGTTTGCTTCTGCAACGATGGGCTACACGATAAAAACTGCAAAGACC GAGACAGAAGCAAATGGAGAACCATAACAG GTCTAGGCGCAGCAGCTTGCGGTGTCATTTTTCTGTCGGCATGCTTATTGCTCTGCTTGACTCGTTCTCTTTTCCAACCCCATCCACCGGTAAAAGTTGAGAAGTTCTTGCTTGATTACCGAACTCTTACAACCACTAGATACACATACAATGACATAACCAAGATGACAAAGAAGTTCAAGCATAAAGTTGGGCAGGGTGGGTACGGCAGCGTCTTTCAGGGATGGTTGTCCAACGGCACAGTAGTGGCTGTAAAGCTAATCGAAAAATCACATAACGATGGGGAAGAATTTTGTAATGAAGTTGCCACCATTGGTAGGATCCACCATGTCAATGTGGTTCGCCTTCTTGGCTTTTGCGTTGAAGGGTCTCGAAGAGCACTTGTATATGAATTCATGGCAAATGGTTCACTTGAGAAGTTTACAAACATCACAGATGTAGGCCATTGGGTGTTAAGGAAAAGGTTATATGATATAGCACTAGGTATAGCAAGGGGAATTGAATATCTACATCAAGGCTGTGATCAGAGAATCATCCACTTCGACATCAAGCCGCATAACATTCTTCTAGACCACGACTTTACCCCAAAGATTTCTGATTTTGGTCTAGCAAAATCATATTGCAAGGACCGAAGCAGTGTAACTATTACAGAAGGCAAAGGCACAATTGGTTACATTGCTCCCGAGTTATTTTATGGCAATTCCAAACATGCGTCGCATAAATCTGATGTTTATAGCTTTGGAATGCTACTGATGGCAATGGTtgggttgaaagaaaaaattggtcCAGCTGATGGATCTTCTAGTGAAGCGTATTTTCCTCAGTGGATTCATGACACTATTTCTAATGGTCAGAAATTTGAAGGCATTGgagaagataaagatgaaatgGTACGAAAGGTAGCCACTATAGCTTTGTGGTGCATACAATGGAGCCCGATTGACAGGCCATGTATGAA